In Bradyrhizobium guangxiense, the following are encoded in one genomic region:
- a CDS encoding DNA topoisomerase IB, translating into MMDQRNFGTMRPASADPAAIALAKALGQWPKPAPFRRPSPKKVFDTAPAATVEALAKELGLRLGDQNELTIRRIKRGKGYSFVRPNGAHIRDARTIRRLHAMAVPPAYREVRYSADPNSHLQAVGRDAAGRLQYRYHADWEKVREHRKAHRLEKLVGALPKIRRKVSAFLSGDEPTREFALSAVIELIARTAIRPGNESYARLNGTRGATTLLKANVTLEEDSFVLTFKAKGGKAVRKECDAAKLVRAIGILQGVPGKRMFQYRDAYGIVRAVNTTQVNAFLREIAGIKISLKDFRTLMASAVVVESLSRITPATSQRGRKKQVLDAIRAAADKLSNTPAICRKSYVHDTIVTAFEEGILERFAATMKGQRSQARREQLLAQVVATAAV; encoded by the coding sequence ATGATGGATCAGCGGAATTTCGGGACGATGCGGCCCGCTTCAGCCGATCCTGCCGCCATTGCACTGGCCAAAGCCCTCGGACAATGGCCGAAACCGGCCCCTTTCCGGCGTCCGAGCCCGAAAAAGGTCTTCGACACGGCGCCGGCGGCGACGGTCGAGGCGCTCGCCAAGGAGCTCGGCCTGCGGCTCGGCGATCAGAACGAGCTGACCATTCGGCGCATCAAGCGCGGCAAGGGCTATTCCTTCGTCCGTCCCAACGGCGCGCATATCCGCGACGCCCGCACCATCCGCCGGCTGCACGCCATGGCGGTGCCGCCGGCCTATCGCGAAGTGCGCTACTCGGCCGATCCGAACTCGCATCTCCAGGCCGTGGGCCGCGATGCCGCGGGCCGGCTGCAATATCGCTATCACGCCGATTGGGAGAAGGTCCGCGAGCACCGCAAGGCGCATCGCCTGGAGAAGCTCGTCGGCGCGCTGCCAAAAATCCGGCGCAAGGTCTCGGCGTTTCTGTCGGGCGACGAGCCGACGCGTGAATTCGCGCTCTCGGCCGTCATCGAGCTGATTGCCCGCACCGCGATCCGTCCCGGCAACGAATCCTATGCCCGCCTCAACGGCACCCGCGGCGCGACCACTTTGCTGAAGGCCAATGTCACGCTCGAAGAGGACAGCTTCGTGCTGACCTTCAAGGCGAAGGGCGGCAAGGCCGTGCGCAAGGAGTGCGACGCGGCCAAGCTGGTGCGTGCCATCGGTATTTTGCAGGGCGTGCCCGGCAAGCGCATGTTCCAGTACCGCGATGCCTACGGCATCGTGCGCGCGGTCAACACCACGCAGGTGAACGCGTTCTTGCGCGAGATCGCCGGCATCAAGATCTCGCTGAAGGATTTTCGTACGCTGATGGCCTCTGCCGTGGTCGTGGAATCCTTGTCGCGGATCACGCCGGCAACCAGCCAGCGCGGCCGCAAGAAGCAGGTATTGGACGCGATCCGCGCCGCCGCCGACAAGCTCTCCAACACGCCGGCGATCTGCCGCAAGAGCTACGTCCACGACACCATCGTTACTGCCTTCGAGGAAGGCATCCTCGAGCGCTTCGCAGCTACCATGAAGGGCCAGCGCTCGCAGGCGCGGCGCGAGCAGCTGCTGGCGCAGGTGGTGGCCACCGCGGCGGTGTAA
- the acs gene encoding acetate--CoA ligase, with protein MSEKIYDVPAEWAKRAWVDQAKYKEMYARSISDPNGFWAEQAKRIDWMHAPTKIENVSFAPGNISIKWFEDGVLNVAYNCIDRHLAKRANQTAIIWEGDDPSQSKHITYQELHDEVCKMANILRTRNVKKGDRVTISLPMIPEAAYAMLACARIGAIHSVVFAGFSPDSLAQRINDCQSKVIITADEGLRGGKKVPLKANVDAALAKADGVDWVVVVKRTGGKIDMNPTRDLWYHEAAAMVTTECPVEHMHAEDPLFILYTSGSTGQPKGVLHTTGGYLVFASMTHQYVFDYHDGDIYWCTADVGWVTGHSYILYGPLANGATTLMFEGVPNYPDNSRFWSVIDKHKVNIFYTAPTAIRALMRGGEEPVKKTSRASLRLLGSVGEPINPEAWEWYHRVVGDDRCPIVDTWWQTETGGILITPLPGATKLKPGSATQPFFGVVPEIVDADGKVLEGETTGNLCLTRSWPGQMRTVYGDHARFEQTYFSTYKGKYFTGDGCRRDADGYYWITGRVDDVINVSGHRMGTAEVESALVAHDKVSEAAVVGFPHDIKGQGIYAYVTLMAGVQPTEDLRKELVAWVRKEIGPIASPDQIQFAPGLPKTRSGKIMRRILRKIAEDEPGSLGDPSTLADPAVVDDLVRNRQNRKQA; from the coding sequence ATGTCCGAGAAGATCTACGACGTCCCCGCGGAATGGGCGAAGCGCGCCTGGGTCGACCAGGCCAAGTACAAGGAGATGTACGCTCGCTCGATCTCGGACCCGAACGGTTTCTGGGCGGAGCAGGCCAAGCGCATCGACTGGATGCACGCGCCGACAAAAATCGAGAACGTCTCGTTCGCGCCGGGCAACATCTCGATCAAATGGTTCGAGGACGGTGTGCTCAACGTCGCCTACAACTGCATCGACCGGCATCTCGCCAAGCGCGCCAACCAGACCGCGATCATCTGGGAAGGCGACGATCCCTCGCAGTCCAAGCACATCACCTATCAGGAGCTGCACGACGAGGTCTGCAAGATGGCCAACATCCTGCGCACCCGTAACGTGAAGAAGGGCGATCGCGTCACCATCTCCCTGCCGATGATTCCGGAAGCGGCTTATGCGATGCTCGCCTGCGCACGCATCGGCGCGATCCACTCCGTGGTGTTCGCGGGCTTCTCGCCCGACAGCCTCGCCCAGCGCATCAATGACTGCCAATCGAAGGTCATCATCACCGCGGACGAAGGCCTGCGTGGCGGCAAGAAAGTGCCGTTGAAGGCCAATGTCGACGCGGCGCTCGCCAAGGCCGACGGCGTCGACTGGGTCGTCGTGGTCAAGCGCACTGGCGGCAAGATCGACATGAACCCGACGCGCGACCTCTGGTACCACGAGGCGGCGGCGATGGTGACGACGGAATGCCCGGTCGAGCACATGCACGCCGAGGACCCGCTGTTCATCCTCTACACCTCAGGTTCGACCGGCCAGCCCAAGGGCGTGCTGCACACCACGGGCGGCTATCTCGTGTTCGCCTCGATGACGCATCAATACGTCTTCGACTATCACGACGGCGACATCTACTGGTGCACCGCGGACGTCGGCTGGGTCACCGGTCACAGCTACATCCTCTACGGGCCGCTGGCGAACGGTGCGACCACCCTGATGTTCGAGGGCGTGCCGAATTACCCCGATAATTCCAGGTTCTGGAGCGTCATCGACAAGCACAAGGTCAACATCTTCTACACCGCACCGACCGCGATCCGTGCGCTGATGCGGGGCGGCGAGGAGCCGGTGAAGAAGACCTCGCGCGCCTCGCTCCGCCTGCTCGGCTCGGTCGGCGAGCCCATCAACCCGGAAGCATGGGAGTGGTATCACCGTGTCGTCGGCGACGACCGCTGCCCGATCGTCGACACCTGGTGGCAGACCGAGACCGGCGGCATCCTGATCACGCCGCTGCCGGGCGCGACCAAGCTGAAGCCCGGCTCAGCCACCCAGCCGTTCTTCGGCGTGGTTCCCGAGATCGTCGACGCCGACGGCAAGGTGCTGGAAGGTGAGACCACCGGCAATCTGTGCCTGACCCGCTCGTGGCCGGGCCAGATGCGCACGGTCTACGGCGATCACGCCCGCTTCGAGCAAACCTATTTCTCGACCTACAAGGGCAAGTATTTCACCGGCGACGGCTGCCGGCGCGATGCCGACGGCTATTACTGGATCACCGGTCGCGTCGACGACGTCATCAACGTGTCCGGCCACCGCATGGGCACCGCGGAAGTCGAGAGCGCGCTGGTCGCGCATGACAAGGTGTCGGAGGCCGCAGTGGTCGGCTTCCCGCACGACATCAAGGGCCAGGGCATCTACGCCTATGTCACGCTGATGGCCGGCGTGCAGCCGACCGAGGACCTGCGCAAGGAGCTCGTCGCCTGGGTGCGCAAGGAGATCGGCCCGATCGCCTCGCCCGACCAGATCCAGTTCGCACCGGGCCTGCCCAAGACCCGCTCCGGCAAGATCATGCGCCGCATTCTGCGCAAGATTGCCGAGGACGAGCCGGGCAGCCTGGGCGACCCCTCGACACTGGCCGATCCCGCCGTGGTCGACGATCTCGTCAGGAACCGGCAGAACCGCAAGCAGGCGTAA